The following proteins are co-located in the Bremerella cremea genome:
- the rimI gene encoding ribosomal protein S18-alanine N-acetyltransferase, with amino-acid sequence MSQVSQRTLPVHIRWMIRRDMQEVLDIESLSFEYAWSEEEFVKCLRERNCIGMVAEHDDRIAGYMIYEILNTRLHLLNLAVAPSMRLAGVGRQMIGKLVSKLTHRRRRQILLEVRETNLGAQKFFRNLDFKAISLLRDFYEDTTEDAYLMQYKQQETSGFTPVNRIARLAS; translated from the coding sequence ATGAGTCAAGTCAGTCAACGAACACTGCCTGTTCATATCCGTTGGATGATTCGCCGCGATATGCAAGAGGTTCTCGATATCGAAAGCCTTAGCTTCGAGTATGCTTGGTCGGAAGAAGAATTCGTCAAGTGCTTACGCGAACGCAACTGCATTGGCATGGTTGCAGAGCACGACGATCGCATCGCTGGTTACATGATCTACGAGATCTTAAATACTCGCTTGCACCTGCTAAACTTGGCAGTTGCCCCATCCATGCGTCTGGCAGGCGTGGGTCGCCAAATGATTGGCAAGTTAGTCTCGAAGCTAACCCATCGGCGTCGCCGTCAGATTCTATTGGAAGTACGCGAAACCAACCTGGGCGCCCAGAAGTTTTTCCGTAACCTCGACTTCAAGGCGATCTCACTATTACGAGATTTCTACGAAGACACCACGGAAGACGCCTACCTGATGCAATACAAGCAACAGGAAACGAGTGGATTCACTCCGGTCAATCGCATCGCTCGTCTGGCAAGTTAG
- a CDS encoding YfcE family phosphodiesterase: MQIGIVSDTHGHSTFAQAAAYVLESFSVEQVLHCGDIGSTGIVDIFSKWPTHYVFGNTDEAREVLREAIESSGGVCYGTMADFELDGRRIGMTHGDDAVLLTRMIRSHEYALVCSGHTHQKLARQDGPTVVLNPGALYRATPHTIAIVDLKTMQHEIIAV, translated from the coding sequence GTGCAAATTGGAATTGTTAGCGATACGCACGGGCATAGCACGTTTGCTCAAGCTGCCGCGTACGTTTTGGAATCTTTCTCAGTAGAACAAGTTTTGCACTGCGGCGATATTGGGAGCACTGGGATCGTCGATATTTTCTCGAAATGGCCTACGCATTACGTCTTTGGAAATACGGATGAGGCTCGAGAGGTGTTGCGTGAAGCGATCGAATCGTCAGGCGGGGTCTGCTACGGTACCATGGCCGACTTCGAATTAGACGGGCGGCGGATTGGTATGACCCATGGAGATGACGCCGTTTTGCTCACGCGAATGATTCGGTCGCATGAGTACGCGTTGGTTTGCTCGGGGCACACGCATCAGAAGTTGGCTCGCCAAGATGGCCCCACGGTCGTCTTGAACCCAGGGGCATTGTACCGAGCTACACCGCACACCATTGCAATTGTTGATTTAAAGACGATGCAACACGAAATTATTGCCGTGTAA
- a CDS encoding lysophospholipid acyltransferase family protein, whose translation MNVLFVLGWIAVVILFFAVVVGIQIRRTEYTVVQFILDRIVFILLQFLWRTKTPAALPLARNKGGVIIANHRSSADPFFIHRAAKRRVRWMVAREYCERKVMGWFLEEFGAIPTRRGGIDNASVREAVNMLQQGQWVGVLPEGRINMTDEFMLPVRAGAALLARRAGVPIVPVYIEGAPFNGTPISPFLMPAQVTITVGEPISPDAFASDELMILAAVKEIAKLAGQPDFQPQLAGKNWKPTEEEVALAVAKAKESNRT comes from the coding sequence ATGAACGTATTATTTGTCCTGGGTTGGATCGCCGTTGTCATTCTATTCTTCGCCGTTGTCGTTGGGATACAAATCCGGCGAACAGAATACACCGTAGTCCAATTCATTCTCGATCGTATTGTTTTCATTTTATTGCAGTTCCTCTGGCGAACGAAGACCCCGGCCGCACTTCCCTTAGCCCGAAACAAAGGAGGAGTGATTATCGCTAACCACCGCAGTAGCGCCGATCCCTTCTTTATTCATCGTGCCGCCAAACGGCGAGTCCGCTGGATGGTGGCTCGCGAGTATTGCGAACGCAAGGTGATGGGCTGGTTTCTGGAAGAGTTCGGCGCGATTCCAACGCGTCGTGGCGGTATCGACAATGCCTCGGTTCGCGAAGCCGTCAACATGTTGCAACAAGGGCAATGGGTCGGCGTATTGCCGGAAGGCAGAATCAATATGACGGACGAGTTTATGCTCCCAGTTCGTGCCGGCGCGGCCTTATTAGCCCGTCGAGCAGGCGTCCCCATTGTGCCGGTTTACATTGAGGGGGCACCATTCAACGGCACGCCGATTAGTCCCTTTTTGATGCCTGCCCAAGTCACGATCACTGTGGGCGAACCGATCTCACCAGATGCGTTCGCTTCTGACGAATTGATGATCTTAGCCGCCGTTAAAGAAATTGCGAAGCTCGCTGGGCAGCCAGATTTTCAACCACAATTAGCCGGTAAAAACTGGAAACCAACCGAAGAAGAAGTTGCGTTAGCTGTCGCAAAAGCGAAAGAAAGTAACCGTACTTAA
- a CDS encoding ATP-grasp domain-containing protein: MAASLCRSGGSVETGDLFADFDTCQLAPTTRLLKYPWSAISWLRASPVNAWCYTGGLENYPRLIGRMAAVRPLLGNSPDTLRYVRDPFHLARLAAENGFLFPKSASVLDHSSRDRWLSKPFRSAGGLQIQRHVQEQEPSRCSYWQQELEGVPMSLAVLSNAHEWKLIGVSQLQVGAKYDAPGEFVFAGATSVAWSELGCEGELRELITMIHESANLVGLWGIDYIQADRPVMLEVNPRWTATMPLYERVTGTSLMPWHLMACREHSLCDFSPVPGRCSGVRIVYATQAIVWTDDHRGRLAEEFALSRESSLAKPVVADIPTLGTRIEVGHPICSIYADGATAHDVEAQIQQRVKIVRGLLA, encoded by the coding sequence ATGGCTGCATCTCTTTGCCGGAGCGGAGGTTCCGTCGAAACGGGCGATTTGTTCGCGGACTTCGATACGTGCCAACTCGCTCCAACCACGCGATTGCTGAAGTACCCTTGGTCCGCGATTTCCTGGCTGCGTGCTTCACCCGTAAATGCATGGTGCTATACCGGTGGCTTGGAAAATTACCCACGTTTGATTGGCCGGATGGCGGCAGTCCGCCCGTTGTTAGGGAACTCGCCTGATACGCTTCGCTACGTTCGCGATCCCTTCCATCTAGCTCGCCTCGCCGCCGAGAATGGTTTTCTTTTTCCCAAGTCGGCTAGCGTGCTCGACCATTCGTCGCGCGATCGCTGGCTGAGTAAACCATTTCGCTCTGCCGGAGGGCTGCAGATACAGCGTCACGTCCAAGAGCAAGAGCCAAGTCGATGTTCCTATTGGCAACAAGAATTAGAAGGCGTGCCCATGTCGTTAGCGGTGCTCTCCAACGCGCACGAGTGGAAGCTGATCGGGGTAAGCCAACTGCAAGTTGGGGCCAAGTACGATGCTCCGGGCGAGTTTGTTTTCGCGGGAGCAACTTCGGTTGCCTGGTCGGAACTAGGCTGCGAGGGAGAGTTGCGAGAGTTGATTACCATGATTCATGAAAGCGCCAACCTGGTTGGCTTATGGGGGATCGACTACATCCAGGCCGATCGTCCGGTGATGCTGGAAGTCAACCCGCGCTGGACAGCGACGATGCCTCTTTACGAACGTGTAACAGGTACAAGCCTCATGCCGTGGCATCTTATGGCCTGTCGCGAACACTCGTTGTGTGATTTCTCTCCTGTGCCTGGTAGATGTAGTGGTGTGCGGATTGTGTATGCCACGCAGGCGATTGTTTGGACAGATGATCATCGCGGACGTTTGGCGGAAGAATTCGCTCTTTCACGAGAGTCCAGCTTGGCGAAGCCAGTCGTTGCGGATATACCGACCCTAGGCACCCGAATCGAAGTTGGGCACCCGATCTGTTCGATCTACGCCGATGGGGCAACTGCGCACGACGTGGAAGCGCAAATTCAGCAACGCGTAAAGATTGTCCGAGGCTTGCTCGCTTAA
- a CDS encoding VWA domain-containing protein: protein MSRRTNSTDDETPCVSIGQKRGIIVVLAAAMMIVMMAMLAFSIDVGYMYTMQSQLQRSVDAATLAGAGSLINGQDASDEAIHEYLVRNPVGTQWKEYDNKPIADSVSHFLTNYSQGLEVSYGDWDEASQQVIPSNRPPSTVKVQMRYDNMPFFFGHLLGRDTFTISAESAAAYQPRDIMVVLDLSGSMNDDSEFSAFGKLGADSVTANQLQIYQDLGSPVYGNMEFTPQWAVAKGAAPQTSEQAQVSAEYQYSTVVVNSDKSFNRVRVRRSDGNIVNYYPSGNSGTFTPGGQVREVWAYSGKNGDGSTQVHYFNFTSRDTFAAALGLDNVSYPYSGNWNAYLDYCMSSSNQNKNAGFRYKFGYQNLVVFWLEQRSLNSQMPDMWKGSAQPITAVKNSVELFVHFIEESQSDDQMGLATYDGPNGEAVLESTLTNNYSFINTQANRRQAGHYHSYTNISAGMKEAREELDARARPGAFKMIVLLTDGVANWNNGGYNVSAARDAVIHEAHLSADRGYVIVTISLGAGADKDLMQQVADITTGSHFNIPGGQTVKEYAEDLTEVFQKIAAHRPLRLVQ from the coding sequence ATGTCTCGCCGAACCAATTCCACCGACGATGAAACGCCCTGCGTAAGTATCGGACAGAAACGTGGGATCATTGTTGTTCTGGCAGCCGCCATGATGATTGTCATGATGGCAATGCTCGCTTTTAGTATCGACGTCGGCTACATGTACACCATGCAATCGCAATTACAGCGAAGCGTTGATGCGGCTACGTTGGCAGGCGCAGGTTCATTAATCAATGGGCAAGATGCCTCGGATGAGGCGATTCACGAATATCTTGTCCGGAACCCAGTCGGCACGCAGTGGAAAGAATACGATAACAAGCCAATTGCCGATAGTGTCAGCCACTTTCTGACCAACTATTCGCAGGGCTTAGAGGTTTCGTACGGTGACTGGGATGAAGCAAGCCAACAGGTCATCCCCAGCAATCGCCCGCCATCGACGGTCAAAGTGCAAATGCGCTATGACAACATGCCGTTCTTCTTCGGCCACTTGTTGGGGCGAGATACGTTTACCATTTCTGCCGAAAGTGCTGCCGCCTATCAGCCTCGCGATATCATGGTTGTGCTCGACCTTTCTGGTTCGATGAACGACGACAGCGAGTTCAGCGCTTTCGGGAAGCTCGGTGCTGATTCGGTAACCGCGAATCAATTGCAGATCTACCAGGATCTTGGTTCCCCGGTATACGGCAACATGGAGTTCACACCCCAATGGGCCGTAGCCAAAGGTGCCGCACCGCAGACGTCGGAGCAAGCCCAAGTGAGTGCCGAATACCAATACAGCACCGTCGTTGTCAATTCCGACAAATCATTCAATCGCGTTCGTGTTCGCCGCTCGGACGGGAACATTGTTAACTACTACCCCAGTGGCAACTCCGGAACGTTTACTCCTGGGGGCCAGGTTCGCGAAGTCTGGGCCTATAGCGGAAAGAACGGTGACGGTTCGACGCAAGTTCATTACTTCAACTTCACCTCCCGAGACACCTTTGCCGCCGCACTTGGCTTGGACAACGTCAGCTATCCCTACAGCGGCAACTGGAACGCCTATCTTGACTACTGCATGTCTAGCAGCAATCAGAATAAGAATGCAGGATTTCGCTACAAGTTTGGCTACCAAAACTTGGTCGTTTTCTGGCTAGAGCAACGCTCACTGAACAGCCAAATGCCAGATATGTGGAAGGGAAGCGCTCAACCGATTACCGCTGTGAAGAATTCCGTGGAGTTGTTTGTCCACTTCATCGAAGAATCGCAATCGGACGATCAGATGGGGCTGGCGACCTACGATGGTCCCAATGGAGAAGCCGTGCTTGAGTCGACCTTGACCAACAACTACAGCTTCATCAACACCCAAGCCAACCGTCGCCAAGCAGGCCACTACCATAGCTACACCAACATCTCGGCCGGGATGAAAGAAGCCCGGGAAGAGCTTGATGCTCGTGCACGCCCAGGTGCTTTTAAAATGATTGTGCTGCTGACAGATGGTGTCGCCAACTGGAACAACGGTGGCTACAACGTCTCTGCCGCACGCGATGCCGTGATTCACGAAGCTCATCTTTCCGCTGACCGGGGCTACGTGATTGTGACAATTAGCCTCGGAGCCGGGGCAGACAAAGACTTGATGCAACAAGTGGCCGATATCACCACCGGCTCTCACTTCAATATCCCAGGCGGGCAAACCGTGAAAGAGTACGCGGAAGATCTAACGGAAGTCTTCCAGAAGATCGCCGCGCATCGCCCGTTGCGTTTGGTTCAGTAA
- the fae gene encoding formaldehyde-activating enzyme, producing MSMYIGEALAGDGNEVAHIDLMIGSKDGPVGHAFASALANQTAGHSNLLAVLEPNLAVKPSTVTITKVTIKNSKQAVQMFGPAQAAVAKAVADAVEQGVIPKDQCEDLVIVCGVFIHWEAQDDKKIYDYNYEATLQSIKNAMGSKPSADEVLAGKEKAAHPFRGF from the coding sequence ATGTCGATGTATATCGGAGAAGCCCTCGCTGGGGATGGCAACGAAGTCGCACACATCGATCTTATGATCGGTTCCAAGGATGGCCCGGTCGGCCATGCTTTTGCCTCGGCTTTGGCGAACCAAACTGCCGGTCACTCCAACTTGTTGGCCGTGCTGGAACCCAACTTGGCTGTGAAGCCTTCGACGGTGACCATCACCAAGGTTACCATTAAAAACTCGAAGCAAGCCGTCCAAATGTTCGGTCCAGCCCAAGCCGCCGTTGCCAAAGCGGTTGCCGACGCTGTCGAACAAGGCGTGATCCCCAAGGATCAATGCGAAGATCTGGTCATTGTTTGTGGTGTCTTCATTCACTGGGAAGCCCAAGACGACAAGAAGATCTACGATTACAACTACGAAGCCACGCTCCAATCGATCAAGAACGCCATGGGCAGCAAGCCATCTGCCGATGAAGTACTTGCCGGCAAAGAAAAGGCCGCGCACCCATTCCGCGGATTCTAA
- a CDS encoding NADP-dependent methylenetetrahydromethanopterin/methylenetetrahydrofolate dehydrogenase, with protein MQNLLLQLDTDTQPSTFDSVVAIDSGADTMFRHGGVTPEQVAGLVHGLIFTRAPSKLKHSAIYIGGSNVDAAEGLLRAVQKSFFGAMRVSVMMDANGANTTAAAAVICGSRHLPLSGAQALVLGGTGPVGQRAARLLIRAGAKVRLASRSQEKAHQACQQIGADLQLESPEPIVINDASSTKAALAGVQLLIAAGAAGVTLVPQATRQNASDLKVAIDLNAVPPVGLEGIESFDKAAEKDNQVCYGAIGVGGTKMAIHRAAIRRLFESNDLVLNAEEIYELGLQLEDH; from the coding sequence ATGCAGAACCTTCTTCTTCAGCTCGATACCGACACCCAGCCAAGCACCTTCGATTCGGTGGTGGCCATCGATTCCGGCGCCGACACGATGTTTCGCCATGGGGGTGTCACGCCAGAGCAAGTCGCAGGGCTGGTCCATGGCCTGATTTTTACACGAGCTCCGAGCAAACTAAAACATTCTGCAATCTACATCGGTGGCTCGAATGTCGACGCCGCAGAAGGGCTCCTCCGTGCGGTGCAGAAGAGCTTTTTCGGGGCGATGCGGGTTTCGGTCATGATGGATGCCAATGGGGCAAACACCACGGCTGCGGCAGCCGTTATTTGTGGTAGTCGACACCTCCCGTTATCCGGGGCCCAAGCTCTTGTTTTAGGTGGCACTGGGCCCGTTGGACAACGCGCAGCACGCCTACTTATTCGGGCAGGGGCGAAAGTTCGCTTAGCTTCTCGGTCGCAGGAAAAAGCCCACCAGGCCTGTCAGCAAATCGGGGCTGATCTCCAGTTGGAAAGCCCAGAGCCGATCGTGATAAACGATGCCTCTTCCACAAAAGCCGCTCTCGCTGGCGTTCAGCTTTTAATTGCCGCTGGTGCCGCTGGTGTCACGCTTGTGCCACAAGCAACTCGGCAAAACGCCTCGGACCTGAAGGTCGCGATCGACCTCAACGCGGTCCCTCCGGTCGGGCTGGAAGGAATTGAATCGTTCGACAAAGCGGCTGAGAAGGATAATCAAGTTTGCTATGGGGCGATCGGTGTCGGAGGCACCAAGATGGCCATCCATCGAGCAGCCATCAGACGCCTGTTTGAAAGCAATGACCTAGTTCTTAACGCAGAAGAAATCTATGAACTGGGCCTCCAGCTTGAAGATCATTGA
- a CDS encoding BamA/TamA family outer membrane protein, translating into MDRSGQLLKITIALGFAAMVSAGWKTAAAQSNWSGTANQVAQTQWNNQAPANQAYSNGTQGQQGYYRQAQATSPGNPNQYRSGMPASGAPIPPSNPYPQQPVQQVQYAQPTQAVQQPAQYNPQPAQHYAQPQAGYAPQSEVQYQNYPQAGRGYDRPILNNFAAPPVPNYPPGYMPPPGMDNTGRPMGGAPIFDPPLGPDAIIAPNPYMDPARMADLTIRGEEAQTGRFQFGVGVNSDAGVNGSVVIDERNFDWTRFPTSPDDIWNGRAWRGAGQGFRIEAMPGSQVQRYMVSFSDPYLFNTRVSLNLSAYLFNRIYRDWDEQRVGGRVGLGYRLTPDLSTSVSLRMEDVDVYDPRVPGVPQLDSVLGSNDVYTGSWSIVHDTRDVAFAPTEGHMFQINLEQAFGQYNYSRAEVDFRQYFLLGERPDGSGRHTLGFSAKAGFSGSDTPIFENFFAGGFSTLRGFRFRRTGPIVNDVYTGGPFRVLGSVEYMFPITADDMIKGVIFTDVGTVEESTKIVWDDFDVSPGFGLRISVPALGQAPIALDFAFPVNHADTDETQVFSFFVGAAR; encoded by the coding sequence GTGGACAGAAGCGGACAACTGCTGAAGATTACCATCGCCCTTGGTTTCGCCGCCATGGTTAGCGCAGGATGGAAGACCGCCGCCGCTCAGAGCAACTGGAGCGGAACGGCCAACCAGGTCGCGCAAACACAGTGGAACAATCAAGCGCCTGCCAACCAAGCGTATTCCAACGGCACGCAAGGCCAGCAGGGATACTATCGTCAGGCACAAGCCACGTCGCCTGGTAATCCGAATCAATATCGTAGTGGGATGCCTGCTTCTGGGGCACCGATTCCTCCTAGCAATCCGTATCCACAACAGCCGGTGCAGCAAGTGCAGTATGCTCAGCCGACGCAAGCGGTACAGCAGCCAGCACAGTACAATCCCCAACCAGCACAACACTACGCCCAGCCACAAGCAGGCTACGCTCCTCAATCCGAGGTTCAATATCAAAACTATCCCCAAGCTGGACGTGGTTATGATCGCCCGATTCTGAATAATTTTGCCGCACCTCCGGTTCCCAATTATCCGCCAGGTTACATGCCTCCGCCTGGAATGGACAACACAGGGCGTCCCATGGGCGGGGCTCCGATTTTTGATCCGCCGTTAGGACCAGATGCGATTATCGCTCCGAATCCGTACATGGATCCCGCCCGTATGGCGGACCTGACGATTCGGGGCGAGGAAGCTCAGACTGGGCGATTTCAGTTTGGTGTGGGGGTGAACTCCGATGCTGGTGTGAACGGTTCGGTGGTGATCGATGAACGTAATTTCGACTGGACGCGATTCCCAACGAGCCCAGATGATATTTGGAACGGGCGGGCTTGGCGTGGAGCAGGGCAGGGGTTCCGAATTGAAGCGATGCCAGGTAGCCAGGTTCAGCGTTACATGGTGAGCTTCAGTGATCCCTATTTGTTCAACACTCGAGTTAGTTTGAATCTTAGTGCTTACCTGTTCAATCGAATCTACCGCGACTGGGACGAACAACGCGTGGGTGGCCGGGTTGGTTTAGGGTATCGTTTGACGCCAGACCTTTCGACTTCGGTTAGCTTACGGATGGAAGACGTCGACGTTTACGATCCACGCGTGCCTGGTGTACCGCAGTTAGATAGCGTACTTGGCAGCAACGATGTTTACACCGGAAGTTGGAGCATCGTTCACGATACCCGTGACGTGGCTTTCGCACCGACCGAAGGGCACATGTTTCAAATCAACTTGGAACAAGCCTTCGGTCAGTACAACTACTCGCGGGCCGAAGTCGACTTCCGGCAATACTTTCTCTTGGGTGAACGACCGGATGGTTCCGGTAGACACACGCTGGGCTTTTCGGCCAAAGCAGGGTTCTCGGGCAGCGACACACCGATCTTCGAGAACTTCTTTGCTGGTGGTTTCTCGACTTTGCGTGGTTTTCGTTTCCGCCGTACCGGTCCTATCGTCAACGACGTGTATACCGGTGGTCCATTCCGAGTATTGGGGTCGGTAGAATACATGTTCCCCATTACCGCCGACGATATGATCAAAGGTGTGATCTTTACCGACGTCGGTACCGTGGAAGAGTCGACCAAGATTGTGTGGGATGACTTTGACGTGTCGCCTGGTTTCGGCTTGCGAATTTCGGTTCCGGCTTTGGGGCAGGCTCCGATCGCACTCGACTTTGCCTTCCCAGTTAATCATGCCGACACGGACGAGACCCAGGTCTTCAGCTTCTTCGTGGGTGCCGCTCGCTAA
- a CDS encoding BamA/OMP85 family outer membrane protein, with translation MQWTCHRLRKAFVSTALLCLGYVVTPALAQDIVPPLNDPTSVPRSAPTRPLVTGIRLQGNAQTDETRVRGMIKTRVGREFDAEVIQSDVRRLAASGLFRDVQILTDDSAEGIYVTFQLLERPRIAYIEFLGNESVRDKTLLKKSEMKLDGTLNKYVIEEARLKLEDYYHTRGHGKATVNVMEGLKPEDKGVVFMIHEGPLARVGSTTFVGNTIASSSRLKTQISTKPGWFYVFQGELDKSKLEQDIDALTSYYRSLGFFKAQVNRILEYSANGKWADVTFVIDEGPRYEVRNISFIGQTRFTKEQLASLLKMNPGEYFDQKKMTADRSAISDLYGSQGYIHADIQAEPRFLEEPGTLDLVYDIREGDQYRVGNINIEIAGDLPHTKQAVILNRLSLQPGDIIDITKIRDDERRIKASQLFVNEPHRGVTPTITVAPPELSEVEALASRNSDGTYRGQSPSQNHDPRFYPPAQMQQPQYQPVQYQQPQHHTPQQQPAGQYQTSPSNYQAPPETRPSRYSQPVYHQPVAPQPVAWPTSRYSSMPSN, from the coding sequence ATGCAGTGGACTTGCCACAGGCTACGGAAAGCCTTCGTTTCAACCGCATTGTTATGCCTCGGCTACGTCGTTACACCGGCGTTGGCACAAGACATCGTGCCTCCGTTGAACGATCCAACCTCCGTTCCCAGGTCGGCACCGACACGTCCCCTGGTGACAGGAATTCGTCTGCAAGGGAACGCGCAAACCGACGAAACGCGTGTTCGTGGGATGATCAAGACCCGTGTCGGCCGCGAATTTGACGCCGAAGTGATTCAATCGGACGTGCGGCGTTTGGCTGCATCGGGATTGTTTCGTGATGTTCAGATTCTGACCGACGATTCAGCGGAAGGGATCTACGTCACCTTTCAGCTTCTCGAACGTCCTCGTATCGCTTACATCGAGTTCCTCGGCAACGAGTCGGTTCGCGATAAAACGCTGCTGAAGAAATCAGAAATGAAGTTGGACGGGACACTCAACAAGTATGTGATTGAGGAAGCCCGGCTCAAGTTGGAAGACTACTACCACACACGCGGTCACGGCAAAGCAACTGTCAACGTGATGGAAGGTCTAAAGCCGGAAGACAAGGGGGTGGTGTTCATGATTCATGAAGGCCCACTCGCCCGTGTGGGAAGCACAACCTTCGTCGGAAATACGATCGCTTCGTCTTCTCGCTTGAAGACACAAATCAGCACCAAGCCAGGCTGGTTCTATGTGTTTCAAGGTGAATTGGATAAGTCCAAGCTCGAGCAAGATATCGATGCATTGACGTCGTACTATCGCTCGCTTGGTTTCTTCAAAGCTCAAGTGAATCGAATTTTAGAGTACAGCGCGAACGGGAAGTGGGCTGACGTGACCTTTGTGATCGATGAAGGCCCGCGTTACGAAGTTCGCAACATCTCGTTCATCGGCCAAACACGTTTCACGAAAGAGCAATTGGCTAGTCTGCTGAAGATGAACCCAGGAGAGTACTTCGACCAAAAGAAGATGACCGCCGATCGATCGGCGATCTCCGACTTATATGGTTCGCAAGGTTATATCCACGCTGATATCCAAGCCGAACCACGCTTCCTGGAAGAGCCGGGCACGCTAGATCTGGTTTACGACATCCGTGAAGGGGATCAGTACCGGGTTGGCAACATCAACATTGAAATCGCTGGCGATCTGCCGCACACCAAGCAAGCGGTGATCTTGAATCGGTTGTCGCTGCAGCCGGGCGATATCATCGACATTACCAAGATCCGCGATGACGAACGACGTATCAAAGCATCGCAGTTATTCGTCAACGAACCACATCGTGGCGTGACACCTACGATCACGGTCGCTCCGCCAGAGTTGAGCGAAGTAGAAGCATTGGCTTCTCGAAATTCGGATGGAACCTATCGCGGTCAAAGTCCTTCGCAGAACCACGATCCCAGGTTTTATCCCCCTGCTCAGATGCAACAGCCACAGTATCAGCCGGTTCAATATCAGCAACCGCAGCATCACACCCCTCAGCAACAACCTGCTGGGCAATACCAAACATCGCCATCGAATTATCAGGCTCCGCCTGAGACTCGACCGAGTCGCTATTCGCAACCCGTTTATCACCAGCCGGTTGCTCCGCAGCCAGTTGCGTGGCCGACGTCACGTTATTCATCCATGCCTAGCAACTAA